Proteins found in one Subtercola endophyticus genomic segment:
- a CDS encoding MFS transporter: MSEASPEITAAPSRRWWTLVVVALAQLMVVLDSTVVNIALPAAQADLGFSNADRQWVITAYSLAFGSLLLLGGRLSDLMGRKRTFIIGLIGFAIASALGGAADSFGTLVAARALQGAFGALLAPTALAVLTTTFTIPKERARAFGVFGAIAGAGGAVGLLLGGVLTENFNWRWNLYINVFIAVIAVIGAVIFLTTVARTGPRPKLDIPGTILVSAGLFSLVFGFSNAETDGWGSVSSWGFLVASGVLLAAFVLWQRLAKHPLLPLAVVLDRNRGASFLSVLIAGAGMFGIFLFVTYYLEVSLHYSPIQTGTAFLPMIVMLVIAAQLSTNIFVPRFGPKVMVPTGMVIGVIGMLLLTRLDTNSTYLGDILPALLVLGFAMGSIMPAAMQTATLGVNRQFAGVASASVNTSQQVGGSIGTALLNTLAATAATSYVASHLPASPEVISNAAIASYNTAYLFSAIFFAVGAIISALLYTRRSTVTATAHAAHAEAQAEDAADDLPLVAAH; encoded by the coding sequence ATGTCTGAAGCCTCACCCGAAATCACCGCCGCGCCATCGCGCCGCTGGTGGACGCTCGTCGTCGTCGCCCTCGCCCAGCTCATGGTCGTGCTCGATTCCACCGTCGTCAACATCGCCCTCCCCGCCGCTCAAGCCGACCTCGGCTTTTCGAACGCCGACCGCCAATGGGTCATCACGGCCTACTCCCTCGCCTTCGGCAGCCTGCTGCTGCTCGGCGGCCGCCTGTCTGACCTGATGGGGCGCAAGCGCACTTTCATCATCGGGCTGATCGGCTTCGCCATCGCCTCGGCGTTGGGCGGCGCAGCCGACAGCTTCGGCACCTTGGTCGCTGCACGCGCCCTGCAGGGAGCCTTCGGCGCTCTGCTCGCGCCCACAGCGCTCGCCGTGCTGACAACCACCTTCACCATTCCCAAGGAACGCGCTCGCGCCTTCGGCGTGTTCGGCGCGATCGCCGGAGCCGGCGGCGCCGTGGGACTGCTTCTCGGCGGTGTGCTCACCGAGAACTTCAACTGGCGCTGGAACCTCTACATCAACGTGTTCATCGCCGTCATCGCCGTGATCGGCGCGGTCATCTTCTTGACCACCGTCGCACGCACCGGTCCTCGCCCGAAGCTCGACATTCCGGGAACGATCCTGGTTTCCGCCGGTCTGTTCTCACTGGTCTTCGGTTTCTCGAACGCCGAGACAGACGGCTGGGGATCGGTCTCGAGCTGGGGCTTCCTCGTGGCCAGCGGTGTGCTGCTCGCGGCATTCGTGCTCTGGCAGCGTTTGGCGAAGCATCCGCTGCTGCCGCTCGCCGTGGTGCTCGACCGCAACCGCGGCGCCTCGTTCCTCTCTGTGCTGATCGCCGGTGCCGGAATGTTCGGCATCTTCTTGTTCGTCACCTATTACCTCGAGGTTTCGCTGCACTACTCGCCCATTCAGACCGGCACCGCCTTCTTGCCGATGATCGTGATGCTCGTCATCGCGGCGCAGTTGTCGACGAACATCTTCGTTCCGCGGTTCGGGCCCAAGGTCATGGTTCCGACCGGTATGGTGATCGGCGTGATCGGCATGCTGCTGCTCACCAGGCTCGATACGAACAGCACCTACCTCGGAGACATCCTGCCGGCGCTGCTCGTTCTCGGCTTCGCGATGGGATCGATCATGCCCGCCGCGATGCAGACCGCGACACTCGGAGTGAACCGCCAGTTCGCGGGCGTGGCCTCGGCCAGCGTCAACACCAGCCAGCAGGTCGGCGGGTCGATCGGTACCGCGCTCTTGAACACGCTCGCGGCGACCGCCGCGACGAGCTATGTCGCATCGCATCTGCCGGCCTCCCCCGAGGTCATCTCGAACGCCGCCATCGCGAGCTACAACACCGCCTACCTGTTCAGTGCGATTTTCTTCGCGGTCGGCGCGATCATCTCGGCGTTGCTCTACACGCGTCGTTCGACCGTCACGGCGACGGCCCACGCCGCGCACGCTGAGGCTCAGGCCGAAGACGCTGCCGACGACCTTCCCCTGGTCGCCGCGCACTAA